A single genomic interval of Candidatus Methylomirabilis limnetica harbors:
- a CDS encoding helix-turn-helix domain-containing protein, with product MTVGTLMIDNVEFVVVPKAEWLRLLGKAAPEALSPARQSVRESIGRDLRKAREAAGLTQAELAKKLRKSQAMVSGAENGTVKTGWPYAKAVLKACGLPEDWKAPS from the coding sequence ATGACCGTCGGAACGCTGATGATCGACAATGTGGAGTTTGTGGTAGTGCCCAAGGCGGAATGGCTTCGCCTGTTGGGCAAGGCCGCGCCCGAGGCCCTTTCTCCCGCCCGTCAGAGCGTGCGCGAAAGCATTGGTCGCGATCTCCGTAAGGCCCGCGAGGCCGCCGGACTGACTCAAGCTGAGCTTGCCAAGAAGCTGAGGAAATCCCAAGCGATGGTGAGCGGGGCCGAGAACGGCACGGTCAAGACGGGCTGGCCCTACGCCAAGGCCGTACTGAAGGCCTGTGGACTTCCGGAGGACTGGAAGGCCCCGAGTTGA
- a CDS encoding type II toxin-antitoxin system RelE/ParE family toxin encodes MKWLKHEWTGHTRIRMGDWRVIFRIENDVLVVRIQHRSEVYEE; translated from the coding sequence GTGAAATGGCTGAAGCACGAGTGGACGGGCCATACCCGCATCCGCATGGGTGACTGGCGTGTGATCTTCAGGATTGAAAACGATGTGCTGGTGGTTCGCATCCAACACCGCAGCGAAGTGTACGAGGAGTAG
- a CDS encoding bifunctional folylpolyglutamate synthase/dihydrofolate synthase, which produces MTYPQAIAYLYGLQRYGVKLDLENIQRLLGAVGDPHRRFPSILIGGTNGKGSTAAFLASILKTAGYRVGLYTSPHLLEFTERIQVDGQAIAEADVVALTNELRHVIAEFFPTPYTLHPASGTPKPPTPPLQKGGTGGFRHAPGAASSAPTHPTFFEVATALAFMHFVRSKVDYAVVEVGMGGRFDATNVIDAQVAVITNIALEHEEYLGKTLGAIAAEKAGIVKEGTRVVTAVDAPEALAVITDACRKRGATLFDVRNSYDWRVHRSDLSGQRFSLGEKGQPTETFDIPLLGRHQVINAVAALAAARLLRTAGAVISEGSIREGLRQAQWPGRLQIFPGRPLVILDGAHNPAGAIALRAFLEEQGFAGRLTLVFGVLQDKNWIAMLQELGPLAKRVILTRPESERAADPRRLPEAERFCPKIEILEDVAEAIALAKTVTDPEDAVVVTGSLFVVSAALRALEVQGRQT; this is translated from the coding sequence GTGACCTATCCCCAGGCGATTGCCTATCTCTATGGGCTCCAGCGTTACGGCGTGAAGCTGGATCTCGAGAATATCCAGCGGCTTCTTGGGGCGGTTGGAGATCCGCACCGTCGGTTTCCGTCCATTCTAATCGGGGGGACTAACGGCAAAGGGTCTACCGCTGCCTTTCTCGCGTCGATCCTGAAGACTGCCGGATATCGGGTCGGGCTCTACACCTCACCGCATCTCCTGGAGTTCACGGAGCGGATTCAGGTAGACGGTCAGGCCATCGCGGAGGCCGACGTCGTCGCCCTCACCAATGAACTTCGTCACGTCATCGCTGAGTTCTTTCCGACACCCTACACCCTACACCCGGCATCCGGAACGCCAAAACCCCCCACCCCCCCTTTACAAAAGGGGGGCACGGGGGGATTTCGCCACGCACCGGGCGCAGCAAGCAGCGCCCCTACGCACCCCACCTTTTTCGAAGTCGCGACCGCCCTTGCCTTCATGCACTTCGTTCGCAGCAAGGTGGACTACGCGGTGGTGGAAGTAGGGATGGGGGGGCGGTTCGATGCCACTAACGTCATCGACGCCCAGGTAGCGGTCATCACCAATATCGCCTTGGAGCATGAGGAGTATCTTGGAAAGACGCTAGGAGCGATCGCCGCAGAGAAGGCAGGAATCGTCAAGGAGGGAACGCGGGTCGTCACTGCCGTCGATGCCCCCGAAGCCCTGGCCGTCATTACCGACGCCTGTCGAAAGCGGGGCGCGACCCTTTTCGATGTCCGGAACTCATACGACTGGCGGGTTCACCGGTCAGATCTCTCCGGTCAGCGATTCAGCTTGGGCGAAAAGGGGCAGCCCACCGAAACCTTCGACATCCCCCTTCTCGGCAGGCATCAGGTCATCAACGCGGTCGCTGCTCTTGCAGCGGCCCGACTCCTCCGGACCGCTGGCGCCGTCATTTCGGAGGGTTCAATCCGCGAAGGGTTACGCCAGGCACAATGGCCTGGCCGTCTCCAGATTTTCCCCGGCCGCCCCCTTGTAATCCTGGATGGCGCCCACAACCCGGCAGGCGCGATCGCACTACGGGCTTTTCTCGAGGAGCAAGGGTTTGCCGGTCGCTTGACCCTGGTGTTCGGCGTGCTGCAGGATAAGAACTGGATCGCGATGCTGCAAGAGTTGGGGCCACTGGCAAAGCGGGTGATCCTCACCCGTCCGGAGAGTGAGCGTGCCGCCGATCCGCGCCGTCTGCCGGAGGCCGAACGCTTCTGTCCTAAGATCGAGATCCTGGAGGATGTGGCCGAGGCGATCGCACTGGCCAAGACAGTGACCGATCCAGAGGATGCCGTTGTCGTCACAGGCTCCCTCTTCGTCGTCTCGGCGGCCCTGCGCGCACTCGAGGTACAGGGGAGGCAGACGTGA
- a CDS encoding formylglycine-generating enzyme family protein yields MKRTALVTGAALLFLTITYGLTSAQMAAPVQDNVEMLAIPAGEFLMGSNDPEADDNEKPTSKVFVGPFSIDKFEVTNGRYLPCIEAGACTRPPNRGYDDSTKASLPATIISYQAAVAYCRWVGKRLPTEAEWERAARGTDGRRYPWGNTFEAERANVGYSVGSATSVGSYPKGASPYGVMDMAGNVWEWTSSLYKPYPYDPGDGREDPTVRGSRVERGGGWYTPEWHARTTRRTASGHVYRRFNDLGFRCAK; encoded by the coding sequence ATGAAGCGAACGGCTCTCGTTACAGGGGCTGCACTCCTATTCCTCACCATCACTTACGGGCTGACGAGTGCCCAGATGGCGGCGCCTGTTCAGGATAATGTCGAGATGCTGGCCATCCCGGCAGGCGAGTTCCTCATGGGCTCCAATGATCCAGAGGCCGATGACAATGAGAAGCCGACCTCAAAGGTCTTCGTGGGGCCCTTCTCCATTGACAAATTCGAGGTGACGAACGGCCGCTACCTGCCCTGCATCGAGGCGGGTGCCTGCACCCGGCCGCCCAACCGAGGATACGATGATTCCACCAAGGCCAGCCTGCCGGCAACCATCATCAGTTATCAGGCGGCGGTGGCGTACTGCCGATGGGTCGGCAAGCGCCTGCCGACTGAGGCGGAGTGGGAAAGGGCTGCCCGCGGCACCGATGGCCGACGTTATCCATGGGGCAATACCTTCGAGGCTGAACGGGCCAACGTCGGATACTCGGTCGGGTCCGCCACCTCTGTGGGGAGCTACCCAAAAGGGGCCTCCCCTTACGGGGTGATGGATATGGCCGGCAATGTCTGGGAGTGGACATCGTCACTCTACAAGCCCTATCCCTATGATCCCGGTGACGGACGCGAAGACCCCACCGTCAGAGGCAGCAGGGTCGAGCGAGGTGGGGGGTGGTACACTCCAGAGTGGCATGCGCGGACGACCCGGCGGACCGCCAGCGGCCACGTCTATCGCCGCTTCAACGACCTTGGGTTCCGCTGCGCCAAGTAG
- the holA gene encoding DNA polymerase III subunit delta: MGRLVKTGHSVAEQVRRGEVALVYCLYGEDEYRREQALNQLLDALLTESERDLNLDQIRPGEAGTQSILGSARTLPFLGPRRVVLVRGVDELSKAQQEELLAYLNDPSPTSCLVLAGRSLDLRTRLAAAIQKKGMVLHFDHMKADSLKEALVAAAKERGVRLQPDAISLLIDLVGDDLRQLIYAVEKLALFGGEGVEILPQHIEAMVGETRVRTIFQLTDTVSGRDLDGALRSLTSLLDAGEEPLKILGMLARQIRLLFQAKALREQGTPVSRMTIGRLPPRVVATLAEQGASRSWGQLTGALQSISRADMAIKSGRSAAPMVLSGLVWSLCRT; the protein is encoded by the coding sequence ATGGGACGCTTAGTCAAGACAGGCCACTCGGTTGCCGAACAGGTCCGCAGAGGGGAGGTTGCGCTCGTCTACTGTCTTTACGGGGAGGATGAGTACCGCCGGGAACAGGCACTTAACCAACTCCTTGATGCATTGCTGACGGAGAGCGAGAGAGACCTCAATCTCGACCAGATTCGGCCAGGGGAGGCAGGGACACAGTCGATCCTGGGGAGCGCTCGGACGTTACCGTTTCTGGGGCCGCGTCGGGTTGTCCTGGTCCGAGGTGTCGATGAGCTTTCGAAGGCGCAGCAGGAGGAGTTGCTCGCCTATCTGAACGATCCCTCTCCTACAAGCTGCCTGGTGCTGGCGGGGAGGAGCCTTGACCTCAGAACCCGATTGGCGGCGGCGATTCAAAAGAAAGGGATGGTCCTCCACTTTGATCACATGAAGGCTGATTCGTTGAAGGAAGCGCTGGTGGCAGCAGCCAAGGAGCGGGGCGTGCGGTTGCAGCCAGACGCGATCAGTCTGCTCATTGACCTGGTGGGTGACGATCTTCGCCAGTTGATTTATGCCGTGGAAAAGCTCGCGCTGTTCGGTGGGGAGGGCGTGGAGATACTGCCGCAACATATCGAAGCCATGGTTGGTGAGACCCGGGTACGAACGATCTTCCAACTGACCGATACCGTATCGGGAAGAGACCTGGATGGGGCGCTTCGCAGTCTCACGAGTCTTTTAGATGCCGGCGAAGAGCCCTTGAAAATCCTCGGGATGCTGGCCCGCCAGATCCGCCTGCTATTTCAGGCAAAAGCACTACGGGAGCAGGGGACCCCGGTGAGCAGGATGACCATCGGCCGCCTACCGCCTCGCGTCGTCGCGACCCTGGCGGAACAAGGCGCCTCGCGTTCCTGGGGGCAGTTAACGGGCGCCCTCCAGTCGATCTCACGAGCCGACATGGCCATCAAGTCGGGCAGATCTGCAGCCCCTATGGTCTTGAGTGGACTGGTCTGGAGCCTCTGCAGAACGTGA
- a CDS encoding DoxX family membrane protein, with product MTKLLGNWQTETKLWQVALLRIFFGYYFFLDGVGKLTGGFTGSDALEKWLTTKTTGAFGWYKPFLTGVAIPHHQLFAELVTWGMILAGLALLLGFLTRPAALAGIFMTLSFFLAKGGGSPATTSDQAFMAGLLVVFLTRAGRSFGFDRWLARRYPHSPLW from the coding sequence GTGACCAAACTACTGGGCAACTGGCAGACAGAAACGAAGCTCTGGCAGGTCGCACTCCTACGCATCTTTTTTGGCTACTACTTTTTCCTGGATGGCGTCGGGAAGTTGACCGGCGGCTTTACCGGTTCAGACGCGCTGGAGAAGTGGCTCACGACCAAGACCACCGGGGCGTTTGGCTGGTATAAGCCGTTCCTGACCGGCGTGGCAATTCCCCATCATCAGCTCTTTGCCGAACTGGTCACCTGGGGGATGATCCTGGCCGGCCTGGCGCTCCTGCTTGGGTTCTTGACGCGTCCGGCTGCGCTGGCGGGGATCTTCATGACGCTCAGTTTCTTTCTGGCCAAGGGGGGCGGGTCGCCAGCCACCACCTCGGACCAGGCGTTTATGGCCGGTCTGCTGGTGGTCTTCCTCACGCGGGCCGGTCGCTCGTTTGGATTCGATCGCTGGTTGGCTCGGCGCTATCCACACTCCCCGCTCTGGTAG
- a CDS encoding toxin HicA — protein sequence MSTIEDALSHIRRNPRDVRFSDLCRVCDHYFGEPRQGGSSHRIYKTPWQGDPMINIQNDKGKAKTYQVKQVLLATERLEVDHTHEKR from the coding sequence ATGAGTACAATAGAAGACGCACTCAGCCATATACGTCGGAATCCACGGGATGTACGATTCAGCGATTTATGCAGAGTGTGCGACCATTATTTTGGCGAACCTCGCCAGGGAGGGAGCAGTCATCGAATTTATAAAACCCCGTGGCAAGGCGATCCAATGATAAATATTCAAAATGATAAGGGGAAAGCCAAAACATATCAGGTTAAACAGGTTCTTCTGGCAACAGAAAGATTGGAGGTAGATCATACCCATGAAAAAAGATAA
- a CDS encoding peroxiredoxin has translation MVKIGSKAPEFTANTTKGPIALSQFRGKWVLFFAHPADFTPVCTTEFIQFAKRHKEFKDLDCEVIGLSVDSIYSHIEWLRHMEESAKVKFDFPVVADPDKVVANLYDLINPELGLTVRGVFFIDPEGILRFAMYYPIPFGRNIDEILRSLKALQTVDKYGVACPVDWQPGQDVIVPPPQTIDEADKRAKAGAERWYLTRKKI, from the coding sequence ATGGTCAAGATCGGATCGAAGGCGCCGGAATTCACCGCCAATACTACCAAGGGTCCCATCGCCCTGTCCCAGTTCCGCGGCAAGTGGGTCCTATTCTTTGCTCACCCTGCCGACTTTACGCCGGTCTGTACGACGGAGTTCATTCAGTTCGCCAAGCGACACAAGGAATTCAAGGACCTGGACTGCGAGGTGATCGGCCTGAGCGTGGATAGTATCTACTCACACATCGAGTGGCTCCGCCACATGGAGGAGTCGGCCAAGGTCAAATTCGATTTCCCGGTGGTCGCCGATCCCGATAAGGTCGTGGCCAACCTCTACGACCTGATCAACCCAGAGCTCGGCCTCACCGTACGCGGTGTCTTCTTCATCGACCCCGAGGGGATCCTCCGCTTCGCCATGTACTATCCGATCCCCTTCGGGCGAAACATCGATGAGATCCTGCGGAGCCTGAAGGCGCTACAGACCGTCGACAAGTACGGGGTCGCCTGCCCGGTCGACTGGCAGCCCGGCCAGGATGTGATCGTTCCCCCGCCACAAACGATTGATGAGGCTGACAAGCGTGCCAAGGCAGGAGCCGAACGTTGGTACCTGACGCGGAAAAAGATCTAG
- the lptE gene encoding LptE family protein — MRAIICIAVVLALAGCGYRPLGSGEVSALQSSVRTISIGTLKNKTLRPTVLSALRDALIRRLKAEGRIRVVEEGADALLEGAIEGFAEEPLAFSSSDQAKRLRTSISFSFTVKHRLEDKVLLRDGVTGVAYYFTGSGVTSTRAAEDEATLRAVADLADQVVSRVLDGV; from the coding sequence ATGAGGGCGATCATTTGTATAGCGGTAGTCCTGGCGCTGGCTGGATGCGGCTATCGGCCACTGGGGTCTGGGGAGGTCAGCGCTCTTCAGTCCTCCGTCAGGACGATCAGTATCGGGACCCTCAAAAATAAAACTCTTCGTCCCACCGTTCTATCAGCCCTGAGAGATGCGCTGATCCGGAGGCTTAAGGCCGAAGGCCGGATCCGCGTCGTGGAGGAGGGCGCCGACGCTCTTCTGGAAGGGGCCATTGAAGGGTTTGCCGAAGAGCCGCTTGCCTTCAGCTCCTCAGACCAGGCCAAGCGCCTACGGACGAGCATCTCGTTCTCCTTTACGGTGAAACATCGGCTGGAGGATAAGGTGCTCCTCCGAGACGGCGTTACAGGTGTGGCCTACTACTTTACGGGGTCAGGGGTCACTTCTACCAGGGCGGCCGAGGATGAGGCAACGCTTCGGGCGGTGGCGGATCTCGCCGACCAGGTGGTGAGTAGGGTGCTGGACGGGGTGTGA
- a CDS encoding type II toxin-antitoxin system HicB family antitoxin: MKKDKFTYRVTWSDDDNEHVGLCAEFPSLSWLARTPESALKGIRKVVDDVMRDMHKKGEAIPEPISSRHFSGKFMVRVPPQVHQKLAIQAAEFGVSLNRLASAKLSQ; the protein is encoded by the coding sequence ATGAAAAAAGATAAATTTACCTACCGGGTAACATGGTCTGATGACGACAACGAGCATGTTGGTCTCTGTGCTGAATTTCCCAGTCTTAGTTGGCTGGCAAGAACGCCGGAATCAGCCCTAAAAGGCATTCGTAAAGTGGTTGACGATGTCATGAGGGATATGCATAAAAAGGGTGAGGCCATCCCCGAACCGATATCGTCCCGCCATTTCAGCGGCAAATTCATGGTGCGGGTTCCACCTCAGGTTCATCAGAAACTGGCCATCCAGGCCGCTGAGTTTGGCGTCAGTCTGAATCGGCTTGCCAGTGCAAAATTAAGTCAGTGA
- a CDS encoding DUF2784 domain-containing protein, with translation MPYLLIANLLVLLHLSFVGFVVLGALLVLRWPRLAWIHIPCALWGALIEFAGWVCPLTPLEIRFRQLGGQAGYAGGFIEHYLLPVLYPQNLTRPVQVVLGTLVLILNAATYRRLWRRRTSGNV, from the coding sequence ATGCCGTACTTGCTGATCGCAAACCTTTTGGTACTCCTGCACCTTTCCTTTGTCGGGTTTGTAGTCTTGGGCGCCCTCCTGGTGCTGCGTTGGCCACGGCTAGCCTGGATTCATATTCCCTGCGCGCTCTGGGGCGCGCTCATCGAGTTCGCCGGGTGGGTCTGCCCGCTCACCCCTCTTGAGATTCGGTTCCGCCAACTGGGTGGCCAGGCGGGGTACGCGGGCGGCTTCATCGAGCACTATCTGCTGCCAGTCCTCTACCCGCAGAACCTGACCCGGCCGGTGCAGGTGGTTCTCGGGACGCTGGTTCTGATCCTCAACGCGGCGACATACAGGCGCTTGTGGCGCCGCCGTACAAGCGGTAACGTCTAA
- the leuS gene encoding leucine--tRNA ligase, whose translation MARGYDFKTIEAKWQRVWEESGAFAATEESGKRKFYLLEMFPYPSGRIHMGHVRNYAIGDVLARFLRMRGYNVLHPMGWDSFGLPAENAAIEHRTHPAKWTRDNIAYMRTQLKWMGFSYDWQREITCSDPGYYRWGQWLFLKLYEKGLVYKKSSTVNWCESCQTVLANEQVEGGLCWRDGTSVVQKELPGWFFRITAYAEELLSSLDELHGWPEPVKVMQRNWIGKSVGAEVRFSLVEREEALTIFTTRQDTLFGATFMVLAPEHPLALSLSKGTPQEQQVRAFVDRMKLEDRTQRAVADTKKEGVFTGAYAINPLTHERIPVWIGNFVLLEYGTGAIMAVPSNDQRDFEFAKQYGLPIRLAVRPIDIDLDETTMQQAHEGQGVLVNSGPFTGLGSEQAREAIADFLEREGIGKRTVNYRIRDWGISRQRYWGNPIPIIYCHGCGVVPVPYQELPVILPQDVEVTMKGGSPLQKVATFAHVACPRCGGPARREMDTMDTFVDSSWYFLRFTSPEAEDGPVTPARVNYWMPVDQYIGGIEHAVLHLLYARFFTKAVRDLGLIAVDEPFRRLLTQGMVCKETYKCPEHGFRLPEEVDTDRACKACGRPIEIGRIEKMSKSKKNVIDPEDLLARYGADTARLFCLFAAPPERDLEWSDQGVEGSFRFLSKIVRLVEDQEALLKQPSTPIPFPRLVAGRALYRKAQQTVKRVTEDIEEEFHFNTAISALMELANEMGRFELVGPADEADERRFAYSYAVETLLLLLSPFAPHLCEELWERLGRNGSIFRATWPTYDPSVITAEEIVMVIQVDGKVRSRLFLPAGADDSAMREAALADERVKVWLEDRPIKKVVVVPKKLVNIVTGGV comes from the coding sequence ATGGCGCGGGGCTACGACTTTAAGACGATTGAAGCGAAGTGGCAGCGGGTGTGGGAGGAGAGTGGCGCCTTCGCGGCTACGGAAGAGTCCGGGAAGCGCAAGTTCTATCTCCTGGAGATGTTCCCATATCCGTCCGGCAGGATCCACATGGGCCACGTGCGTAACTATGCGATCGGCGACGTGCTGGCCCGGTTTCTGCGGATGCGGGGGTACAATGTGTTGCACCCGATGGGCTGGGACTCCTTCGGTCTGCCGGCAGAGAACGCAGCCATCGAGCACCGCACGCACCCGGCCAAGTGGACCCGCGACAATATCGCCTACATGCGAACCCAACTTAAATGGATGGGGTTCTCCTACGATTGGCAGCGTGAGATCACGTGTAGCGATCCAGGCTACTATAGGTGGGGACAGTGGCTCTTCCTGAAGCTTTATGAGAAGGGGCTGGTCTACAAGAAGTCGTCTACCGTCAACTGGTGTGAGTCCTGCCAGACCGTTCTGGCCAATGAGCAGGTGGAGGGTGGGCTCTGCTGGCGGGACGGGACGTCCGTTGTGCAGAAGGAGCTACCGGGATGGTTCTTCAGGATCACCGCGTACGCTGAAGAGCTGCTGAGTAGCTTAGATGAGCTGCACGGATGGCCTGAGCCGGTCAAGGTGATGCAGCGCAACTGGATCGGCAAGAGCGTCGGGGCGGAGGTGCGCTTCTCGCTCGTCGAGCGAGAAGAGGCGTTGACGATCTTCACCACCCGTCAGGACACGCTCTTCGGGGCAACCTTCATGGTCCTGGCCCCGGAGCACCCGCTTGCTCTCAGCCTCTCGAAAGGCACGCCGCAGGAGCAGCAGGTCAGGGCATTCGTCGACCGGATGAAGCTGGAAGACAGGACGCAGCGAGCGGTAGCCGACACAAAGAAGGAGGGGGTGTTCACAGGCGCCTACGCCATCAATCCGCTCACGCATGAGCGGATTCCCGTTTGGATCGGCAACTTCGTCCTGCTGGAGTACGGCACCGGCGCCATTATGGCGGTGCCGAGCAACGACCAGCGAGACTTTGAGTTCGCGAAGCAGTACGGTCTGCCGATCCGCCTGGCTGTGAGGCCCATCGATATCGATCTGGATGAGACCACCATGCAGCAGGCGCACGAGGGGCAGGGCGTACTGGTGAACTCCGGCCCGTTCACGGGCCTGGGCAGTGAGCAGGCGCGCGAGGCGATCGCGGACTTCCTGGAGCGGGAGGGGATCGGGAAGCGAACGGTGAACTACCGGATCCGCGACTGGGGGATCTCACGGCAGCGCTATTGGGGCAACCCGATCCCGATCATCTACTGTCATGGGTGCGGAGTAGTCCCGGTCCCGTACCAGGAGTTGCCGGTCATCCTGCCTCAGGATGTTGAGGTCACGATGAAGGGGGGCTCCCCGCTCCAGAAGGTCGCCACGTTTGCCCACGTTGCATGTCCACGTTGCGGCGGTCCCGCCAGGCGGGAGATGGATACGATGGACACCTTTGTCGATTCGTCCTGGTATTTCCTCCGGTTCACCAGTCCGGAGGCCGAGGATGGACCGGTTACGCCTGCTCGTGTCAACTACTGGATGCCGGTGGATCAGTATATCGGAGGGATCGAGCACGCGGTTCTCCACCTGTTGTACGCCCGCTTCTTCACCAAAGCGGTCCGCGACCTGGGCCTCATCGCTGTCGATGAGCCATTCAGGAGGTTGTTGACGCAGGGGATGGTGTGCAAGGAAACCTACAAGTGCCCGGAGCATGGGTTCCGGCTGCCGGAGGAGGTGGATACCGATCGCGCCTGCAAGGCATGCGGCCGTCCGATCGAGATTGGACGGATCGAGAAGATGTCGAAATCGAAAAAGAACGTGATCGATCCCGAGGATCTTTTGGCGCGGTACGGGGCCGATACGGCCAGACTGTTTTGCCTGTTCGCCGCCCCGCCGGAAAGAGATCTGGAGTGGTCTGACCAGGGGGTAGAGGGATCGTTCCGCTTTCTGAGCAAAATCGTCCGCCTAGTTGAGGACCAGGAGGCGCTCCTCAAACAACCTTCCACGCCAATACCCTTCCCCAGGCTCGTTGCCGGTCGCGCCTTGTACCGAAAGGCCCAGCAGACGGTCAAACGTGTCACAGAGGATATCGAGGAGGAGTTTCACTTTAATACGGCCATCAGCGCCCTTATGGAGCTTGCCAACGAGATGGGCCGCTTCGAGCTGGTGGGCCCTGCGGATGAAGCTGATGAGCGGCGTTTCGCTTACAGCTATGCCGTCGAGACCCTTCTGCTGCTCCTGTCGCCCTTTGCGCCGCATCTGTGTGAGGAACTGTGGGAACGACTTGGTCGTAACGGAAGCATCTTTCGCGCGACATGGCCGACCTACGACCCGTCCGTCATCACGGCAGAGGAGATTGTGATGGTCATCCAGGTAGACGGAAAGGTCCGTAGCCGACTCTTCCTGCCTGCGGGCGCCGACGACAGCGCCATGCGTGAGGCAGCCCTCGCGGACGAGCGGGTCAAGGTGTGGCTGGAGGACAGACCGATTAAGAAGGTGGTCGTGGTGCCGAAGAAGCTGGTGAATATTGTGACTGGAGGAGTCTGA